The Macadamia integrifolia cultivar HAES 741 chromosome 3, SCU_Mint_v3, whole genome shotgun sequence genome segment ATGCTATCCTCAGCTTTAAAATTCACAAGAAGATATGAGAGTACAAACAGCTATTAGTTTAGCAAAAGAAAGACAGGGTTTTCACTCTTTCTGTAGCTTCTAAAAGGTGGGTTTTTGTTctacacccccacccccactcccactcccactccccaTAATATGGAATAAAATTGGAATTTAATGGTGTGACACCCTAATTAGGCTTGGTAAAtcttggttacaacaagattttccctgaaattttttagaaaaaaaaaaatctatttaaaTCTTTTACTTATGACCCATCGAAACATTTCAATTTCTGTCACCTGCAGCTATCTTTTATCTCTTGTatcttttatataattattatattttactaTAACTCTTACTAATATGATGAATTGATTCAAGCTTTCTTAATCCCTCTCCACCCCCATTAACTCCAGGGCAAACTGCAATCTATGGTTAGACCTAGGGGTTCGGAAACACAACCATGGCCTAGAGAAATTTTGTTAAACTTGCAACGTTTTAAGActgtttggttttggattctGATTCTCAGATGAGTTCAGAATTGAAATCGTGTTTCGAAGGCTATACATATGCTGAATTCTAGAATTggacccaaaattcagaattgaACTACAAGCCAATTCTTGAATTTTGAGCATTTTTCTTAGTAGTGATCCTAGCCAAATGCGTGACAAataatttatttccttgcaCATTATTTAGAGAAGACATTTATGTGTGTAGGAGGGCTCCCCAACATTTGATAGTCAGAGACTCAGAGCAGTTCAGTATACCATGGTTTCGGATCTTAAATTTTCACCTAGAACTGAAACCAGCAAAACCCATTTATGATTGAAAGTGAGGCCTACTAACTGGATACAAAGGATCCAGCTATTTTAACTCCAAAATCCATCAAGACTGTTATATTCATTTCAGGATACATTTTTCATTTGCATTTCATATTGATTTGAAGCAATGAAGAATAGCATAGCAAGTGCTATTAATAATAACTACTTCCTCCTTCCCTCTCCCCCATCCCCTGCTTTCACAAGAATCCTAGCAAGACCAAAACTTCCATAAGATACAAACATCAGATCCCTCACCTATTCACACTAGTGTTGGACAACGTTAACCGTACAATCATCACCCCCATAAAACGTTGTTGAAAGAAGATTTATAGTTCACTCTCGATTATCAGTGAAGTAGCAACACCCATTGCCCCACCTCACCCTCTTCCAAGCAGAGCCAAGGCAAGTTCCTCTTCATCCCATTGCCTCAATCCCTTAGTCTCTTCAAGACATCCATCTCCACCTTCAACACCCACGTGGGAGTGCATGCCACCATCAGGCTCACAAGCCCCGACACACAGGCCTGCCAAGTGACTAAATCACAACCAAGTGAGATCTTCCCATCAATCACACTTGCCTGGAACTATGTGAGCCCCAAGGATCTTTGGCCGCCGCTTTGAGGCAGAAGATTTTGAGTTGACATCCAAAGAAAATGTTCCACAAAGTACCGTAAAGTATGCCAGTGCATAATCTCTCAGGATTGAACCAGACTCGAGCCCTGCTCTGACCCATGTGCAGATATAAACCAAGATGGAAGAGTTTCTTTGATCAAGGATTGAACCAGACTCGAGCCACCAGATAACCACACCAATTAAGCCCCCAGTGAAGCTGCAACCTTTACCCGAGTCATTACTGCCGCGACTGAAACCTGGCCTTATCTCATTCCATACTCggtcttcttcaatttctccaTTCTCTTTCAATAGCCCGTCACCTGCTATTTCTGTCACAGACTGCATCAAAGTCTGCCTTCTGTCATGAATATGTTGATATCTCTGATTGACCAATACACTCCTATAAAGGATCCCAGGGGCAACAGGGGAGAAGCCTCCATGGAAAATGGCCAAAGCCATGACTGAGAAGTGCCCCAACACCAGAAAGTTGGAGATTGGTGAAGCATTCAGGCCAAGTGTAGCTGTGAAGCAGCTCTTCGGGAGCTGAACCACTGCATCACTATTGTGGTGGAAGACAGTCCGAGATGCAGAGAAGACAAGGAAGTCACTCCAATGCTCAACTTTCTGGGCCCACAAAGAGGCCACaattggcatgcaaggccatggACAACCAGCTGCAAGGGTCTCCAAGGCTGGGCCTGCCAGGTTGAGAAAGAATTCTGAGGCTCCATCAAGTTTATTGTAAAGCTCACATCGGCAGCCAGGGGTGGTGGAAGTGTAGCTGGAGAGCTTCCTCCTGCCAGccaaaaaggaaagaagtaTAAGAATGACTAATAAGTGAAGCCAAGAAATATCCTCCAAAAGGGCAGCACATTCTTATTCCTATTACCAGTTTCACGAAAACATCTAATTTTTCCAGTATCACGCCTGGCCTGTCTTTAAATTGTCTAATCCCAGGAGTCTTTGCTGTATTTTGTCTAACCATTCAAAATAATATGATAGACTGGATGACTTAAGACTGTAAGTGGCTTGGCATTTTggaggggggggtgggggagggggaagaaagcAAGGGAGGAGAAGCAATGTTCAATGGATCAGTTGATTCCATGTCTACATCTGAAGACCCACTTTTTTAGTCTGTTGGTTGTATCCTAATCAATCATTCGAAATAACATGATAAATTGGATGATTAAGATTCTGAGTGTTGCTTTTATGTTAATCTAGAACCAACTTTTAAGACATCACCACATTATATTGGCATAGATCCTCTCCTCCCCTAAACCAATCTGATAGTTAAAACCCAAAATCAGGTGTCCGAGCCCCTCGTCAGATCAGGACCCTttccaaaacttttttttagcATTTTGAATAgcatcaaaataaaatcttgataATATCAATTATTTCTAGCATGGCATTCAGCAGTGACCCATGGCATGCTGTTTTCCTAGTTCTAAAGTACAGTGACATGCTATGAATGCTGTTGAGGCAGGGATGAATAACTTTTTTATTGGGTGTCAGGGAATGCTCCTCAAACCAAACTTCAGAAATTGATAGATCGTAACAAAAAAAGGCCTGCAACAAGGCTTGGAACATCGACACCAGTGGCAGCCAGAATTCTTTTGATCTGTTCCTCAACATTCGACAGATTGGCAGCAGGGTTGCTTCCCTCATccttttttttcagaaatatttCCAGGTTACTGTGTCCTGTAATATGGCCCATCAGCACAATTAACATTGGAAGGACACCTCTAGTGGGGGTAAATCCCAAAATCATAGATCAAAGCACAAGCACATTGCAGCACATGAACCTTCATTGACTCTGTAATTCCTCGAAGACtgcaaattctttttttttttccccactaaAGTCGAGGCACTATCCTATGTAAAACATAAGTTCCTTCTAGATTGGAATTCTGGGTAGGCCAGTCGAATGGAAGGTCTCAACCAACTTCTTGAGCTCCCTATCTACATGCATATATAATTGTGCATTCATCACCAAGATCAGGTGAGAGAATACTTTCAACCATGATTAATGGTTCCTACACATGAGTTCAAAAAATGGGTTAACACCAACACATGGTGAATTGCAGTGTCTGTTTCCCTCATTTAAGTAAAAGAACTATTTTTCTAAAATTGTTTATAGGGAAACAGGAGCCATGTAGCTGAACCCatgtagttgggataaggcttagttgagatttagtttcttcttttttcttttaatatacatATTTTATGTTGCTGGAGTTGAGTTGTTGAATTCAATTGAGACTATCACGAGTTCAGGGAGAGACATTGGGGTTGGCAAAGATGAACCTAACAAGCCATGCAATGAGAAAATCTGAACACAATCAACTGATGCTATTCCAATAAGAACAACATTCAACATtggagcataatgcattaaATGGCTTTCACTCCCAGGAAAATCTGCAGGAACGGGAGGTGACAGCAATCTTATAACAAACTGAACAGTGTGTTCTTGTAAAAGAAAACAATGTCTACTAGTAAAAGTCGAACAAgagtaggggaaaaaaaacccccacacttcccaaaagaaaaatgctgaataatatttattttatttacattCTGTCAAGTCAAACAAGAAGCTAACTGCTGAGGTAAGTAAAACATAACCAAGCTACATTTCAAGTCCAAAAAACATTTATTGAACAAAGAATGAAATGTCTCAATACATGTATATGCCAACCACGAATTAGAGATGCCCCACAAAGAATGGTAGCAGCAGACATCTTCTCATCATCTGATCCATTTATTGCaatctcaaatatcttctcgAGCTCTGCTAAGCTTCCATCAAATCCATTAGATTAAATTCAGTGGCTTTACCCCTGGGTaaatttacaaaagaaaaatctggAAAGAAACAGGTTGCTATTGAACACCAGGACACCCATCTAATCTCACAGTGAGGATATAAAGCAAAAAGGTGAACTCCACAGATGTATTTGTTGTCAGACATGCATTGTGGTATTTTCTAAACTCTTCCCAATCCAATCCACATGCTGGAAAGCATGCCTAACTTATCATATTCACTTGCCCAGAACTGTTCAAACTTACACACAAGCAATAGATCAAGAAGTATAACAATTCTTTCCTGTAGCTCATAAACCAAGATTAAGTTTATAGATGTCCTTTTCCCTGCCTTCTTTGATCAGTTAGGGAAACCAAAGCCAGAAGATTCAGCTCCTGAAAACTTGTATCCCAAGTTTTGTAGTGATTCAATAacaaaagaattattttttcctcttctcaATTACATTGTAAAATTCCTGTGCGCATCTTTGTGTATCCAACTGGCCTTAGTACATCATTGTTTCCTCGAACTCAATGTATGGATCTTCTCCTCTCCCTTTCCCTTGCTCAGGGAGCCAAACATGGAGTGAGTTGCTCACCAGTACATTCTACTCCAAAATAGGTAACTTGCTCACCGGTAGTCCATGCAGGAGCAAGACCTTCCCTCAAAATGATGAAACCGATTCTTATCTCTAACtgcaattttccttttaaaaaccATAGAAATGTGCTTAATAGCAGAATGGCAATCCCTACAAACCCAAATATTCTTCACAATTTCGAAGCATTGATCCAGGCTCTGTGCAAAGAAATCCAAAAGCTAAAGCCAGTTTTTCACTGTGGTACCCAATTACagcttctttttcctcttcttccatatCAAACATGAACGCTTTTGTCTCTGTCGAATACCCAACTTCCTTTATCTCCCTAGCAATGTCTTCCCACATCAAATATATCTCATCAGTCTTGTCATGGGGTCTATCTCCTGCTACAAACTCATGAACAACACCATCTACCTTGATCAAACTACTCCCAGGGACCCGTTTAATTCTTCTTCACATAGTTCTCATAACTTCCTTAGCAGCATCTCCTTTACTCTGCATAAATGTTTGAAAGAAGAATGTAACGTCCACCATGGTCTCGATCAGATTCTATCAGAAAACTCCCCACCCTTTGACCCATCTCCATATTCCCATGGATCCTGCATGCGCCAAGGAGGGCCCTCCATATTACATGGTCTGGATTTATTGGCATGCAAGCTATGAACCTTTCTGCTTCCTCCAACAAATCTGCACAGCCAAGAAGATCTAACATGCAGGCATAGTGATCCAAATCTAGATTGATCCTGTGAACACAAGCATTAAATTGAAGTAGTGGAAACCTTTCTCCACCGAACCCATGTGGCTGCAAGCACACAAAACTGCAGTGAAGGAAAAACTATCCGTTGTAAGGCCCTCACTCGTCATTTGCTCAAAGACCGAAAGTGCTTCCTCGCTTTGGCCAGTGAGTGCCAACCCAGCAATGGCTGATATAGAAGCAGAAACATACTTTTCTCTTGATTAATGAAAGACTTGCATTGCTAGATTGATGTTACTGCATTTTGCGTACACCTCAATGAGAGCTGCAGAAATTATCGAATAAAAATTTGTATGGTTCCTTTTAATGTAAGAATGAATCCAAACCCCATGATCCAAAGCTCCTAATTGAGAACGGGCAGAAAGAACGCTTACCAGAACTGCAGCATTCGGTTCCTGATTTAGTAGTTGCATCTCCCCAAATAAAACTAAAGCTTCCATTGGCTGCTTATGTTGAGCATATCTGGAGATCATAACAACCCATGAGACCAGATTCCTCTTGAGCATGTGGGTAAAGAGACATTGCGCATCATCAAGATAACCAAACATGAACGGCCCACCGTTCAGACTATTCCATGAAACCTCATTTCTTTCTAGCATTTTCTTCAAAAACATCAAGAGCCATTAAATTTCTCCATTCGTTAGATTCACCCGTTTTATCGAATACCAGTTGTGCGTCTTGCAGTTTCTCACAAACCGAGTAGAGCTGGATCATCAAATTGAGGACGAACGGGTCCATTCCAAAAGACTTCTTGATTACCACTTTGGCACAAGCTTGGAAGAGGAAAGTAAAGTTGAATGTATTAGGAGGAAGATAGAAGTCAGCTATCCGTTTCAGTAAGAAGACAGAAGTACAGAGGGAATCAGGACGACGGGCACGCGCGAGACCCCGGATAACAGTGTTGAAGAGGAAGATGGTTGGCGAAGGATGATGGAGGTTGGGGCACACTCTTGACGACAATCCTAGCGTGGGATTGTTTCAGTCCTTCAAATCTTTGAAAAGATTATGCCCAAGCCCAACATTCCTGTAGTAAGTTTTAGCCAATTGGATGGATCTTTTGATCAATTCAAAGACTTTCGGTACATTGGTGTTTTTGCCAAGTCATGTGAATCgcgtccattttttttttattgggccATATACTACACTCATAGACCATAAATTTGGTctctaaataaaattttaaaattttttgtttgttgtcTTCAATATTGttccattttcttccttctcaatCCCTTCTCattggaagaaagagaaaagagaaggtattaatagaaaaaaaaaaaattaaggagaaaaataaaaatgacacgCTCTGACTACAGTTGCCCAACTCATCAGGTTTTTTGAAAGGGGCAAgtcaagtataaaaaaaaaaggttttccaaCTATGCTCCAAAGttcaaacatttaaaaaatgttGAGAGCTTGAtaatattacaaaaataaagggaaaaaagaatattATCCGGCAATGTCCCCTACATGCACACATGAGTAGGAAGATGACCACATTGTCCCTCCCATTGGATGCCCTGCACGCCTCACCTCCACCTTGCGTGCACAAGGGCCACGTAGCCTAGCGCAGCAAACCcttccccaaaaataaaataagggtttTGCTTGGTGGAACCAACATGGTTGGTTAGACCAAGTTGTTGACTCGAAACCTTATTGTATTTTGGTTAATAAAAAACTTATCATCATTTATGGTTTTTGCCTCATTCTAAAAGTATATTGTCTCTTTCGACTATAGTTGGAAAATCAGCTTTTTTGACTCGACTTGCCATTCAAAAAACTTGGTGACTAGGTCCTATCGGCTTGGTCAAACCTAGTCTAAGCGAGTCacatttgttcttatttttatatataaaaaatatataaatcattaaaacattaaaaaaatatataataaaattatgaaaaaatcataaaaatacaagaaaaaacacatcatgaaatttgttcttcactGAAAATTGGTATATATTTCATGAAGCTTATGTTGTATATGTAATGTACATAGTGTCTATCTAAAATTTCTGTTTATAAGTGAATAATGGTTCATCGATGGAAAAAACATAAACGGAATCCTCCTCCTCATCTCCACCCCCCTCCAAAGAAGGGTTGGGGGGTCATTCATGAGGACAAATATAGCTAATTAAATAGATATATATTCTATGTATTATAGGTTGTATATACTCCTTTATGTACACAGTTTGTTTTTAAGAATAATTCAATAAactagaaagaagaaaaggatgctTCATGGAATCATGGACGTTAGTTGTCAAGAAGTTCTAGAGGGAGTTAgagtttctttttctctcaatGAACTATCAAACAAGTAGAACTGAGGGGTTTTACCATTTCACACAGCCCAATAGGAACAATTTAATAGGTTTCCTAGAATGACCAGATTCTTCGATTTTGTTGTGACTTAGGTGAAAAGATCAATTCTCATTTCACTCAGACAAATTTGTGACTGAAACTGATTCTTGTCATTTTTTACCCCGACCTAGTTTACACAACTTTTGATAAGGTTTTCGAAAATTTTGACTTAACTTAGATGACTCGCGAGTCAAAACCCAATTTTCCAACTAATGGTTTATAaaagtaaaagataaaaaaatctccCATGACAACCTATTATCACCAACAACAGATCAGCGGTTAAGAAACATAGTGTCTAATTTTTcgcattttcttttgttcccatTTGAACGGTCCAGATTGATGTTAACCCTGTACCGCCGTAATAGGAAAGCGGGATATTTGGAACAGGGCATCCGTGCACGAGTTCGTTGATTACTCTCCATAAATTATCACTCCGCGAACACCTTCGATTCTCCATTTTACATCGTTAGACTTCTTTCTCGCAGCGAATGTAATACTTAGCTCTTTGTTTGAAAGTAAGAACCCTAACTACTACTCCCTTGAGAGTAAGAAACCCTAAATCAATCAGAGTACACTCCAAGATGGTGCAACAGAGCCAAGGAGGAATGTGGATGAGAGGCAAAACCATTGATCGAGGAAGCTAAGGCACTGTTTCTTTGGCCACTGCTAAACAGAA includes the following:
- the LOC122074204 gene encoding mediator of RNA polymerase II transcription subunit 33A-like, whose product is MGHITGHSNLEIFLKKKDEGSNPAANLSNVEEQIKRILAATGVDVPSLVAVILILLSFLAGRRKLSSYTSTTPGCRCELYNKLDGASEFFLNLAGPALETLAAGCPWPCMPIVASLWAQKVEHWSDFLVFSASRTVFHHNSDAVVQLPKSCFTATLGLNASPISNFLVLGHFSVMALAIFHGGFSPVAPGILYRSVLVNQRYQHIHDRRQTLMQSVTEIAGDGLLKENGEIEEDRVWNEIRPGFSRGSNDSGKGCSFTGGLIGVVIWWLESGSILDQRNSSILVYICTWVRAGLESGSILRDYALAYFTVLCGTFSLDVNSKSSASKRRPKILGAHIVPGKCD